In Streptomyces capitiformicae, one genomic interval encodes:
- a CDS encoding 5'-methylthioadenosine/S-adenosylhomocysteine nucleosidase family protein: protein MPETKPTTRPMPTVAVLTALSLEYGAVLDHLTDVEKLTHPRYGTRARRGRLPGTPWRIALVDMGEGTLTAATLTERVLSWLEPEAVLFVGVAGGLKDDIEIGDVVVATKVYAIHGGKQTPDGFLDRPEAWRASHRLEQAAKEALRGRAHFKPIAVGDVVLADADSELTARIKRTYNDAVAIEMESSGVAHAVHLAGEAGALIIRGISDKANSDKTTEDGKGSQPRAAVNAAAAAVAVLRELEPRPTVASDPREGPFRSDNSTENTVYGGDHFDFRGSTFNGPFTAKSDGRDVR from the coding sequence GTGCCGGAGACAAAACCCACCACGCGCCCCATGCCCACCGTGGCGGTCCTCACCGCGCTGTCGCTCGAATACGGCGCCGTACTGGACCACCTCACGGACGTCGAGAAGCTCACCCACCCGCGCTACGGCACGAGGGCCAGGCGGGGCAGGCTCCCCGGCACTCCGTGGCGCATCGCGCTGGTCGACATGGGCGAGGGCACCCTCACCGCGGCCACGCTCACGGAGCGCGTGCTGTCGTGGCTGGAGCCCGAGGCGGTGCTGTTCGTCGGGGTCGCGGGCGGACTCAAGGACGACATCGAGATCGGCGACGTCGTCGTCGCGACCAAGGTGTACGCCATCCACGGCGGCAAGCAGACCCCCGACGGTTTCCTGGACCGCCCGGAGGCATGGCGCGCCTCGCACCGCCTGGAACAGGCGGCCAAGGAGGCGCTACGCGGCAGGGCGCACTTCAAGCCGATCGCGGTTGGGGATGTCGTCCTGGCGGACGCCGACTCCGAACTCACCGCCCGCATCAAGCGCACGTACAACGACGCCGTTGCGATTGAGATGGAGAGTTCGGGCGTCGCCCACGCCGTCCACCTCGCCGGCGAGGCAGGCGCCCTGATCATTCGGGGCATCAGCGACAAGGCAAACTCGGACAAGACCACCGAGGACGGCAAGGGCTCCCAGCCTCGGGCGGCCGTGAACGCCGCCGCGGCCGCCGTGGCGGTACTGCGGGAGCTGGAGCCGAGGCCCACGGTGGCCTCCGACCCTCGGGAGGGTCCCTTTCGCAGCGACAACAGCACCGAGAACACCGTCTACGGCGGAGACCACTTCGATTTCCGGGGCAGCACGTTCAACGGGCCCTTCACAGCCAAGTCGGACGGGCGGGACGTGCGGTAA
- a CDS encoding tetratricopeptide repeat protein, protein MTTRYGGNHLDFQGGEFNGPFTVNAGYHDHGPAPTALDALPAPAVGFTGREDELRTLLDALDPRASSEPEMVLVAALSGLGGIGKTALAVEAAHEACGKGWFPGGTLFLDLHGYDDDPVSGEQALEALLRALGVEPEHIPVRADERAALYRSVLAERGRERGAVLICADNASSPEQVRPLLPGDVRHRLLVTSRSKLPQLGARLLPLDELTPQEAYELLERALRIADPADSRVVDETGPAAELAAFCGHLPLALQIAAALLVLDRDKPVAELAAELSEFHDRLVHLDDGERSVRAAFDLSYRRLPPDQARLLRLLSLAPGAEVTTEVVTALTGADTPPIRTLDALARAHLVERGSGRGRWRLHDLVRAFGVGVVAGDVGLREEGEAARQRMLEFYCRWADAADDRLQWLPGKPEPERFSDREEALAWFDGERAGLVAAVSWGKEERFADAAGRLAACLGVYLHWRRYFDDLITVCRAARETAHHTGDNVREAIAWNNLGGALQAAGLAEEAIEAHTRARDLYQAVGDRHREASAWNNLGGALRATGLVEEAIEAHTRARDLYQAAGDRRSEAIAWNNVGRALGQAGLAEEAIEALTRARDLYQAARHPHAEAVTWNNLGTVLRNTGRTEEAIEAHGRALEIYQQFEDWYRAGTTLQNLAFAHKDAHRPAEARAHYLQAADAYTRANAPTEAAAARTAANEILTP, encoded by the coding sequence ATGACGACTAGGTATGGCGGGAACCACCTCGACTTCCAGGGCGGGGAGTTCAACGGTCCGTTCACAGTTAACGCGGGGTACCACGACCATGGGCCCGCGCCCACCGCGCTGGACGCCCTGCCCGCGCCGGCCGTGGGCTTCACCGGGCGCGAAGACGAATTGCGTACGCTGCTCGACGCGCTCGATCCCAGGGCCAGTAGCGAGCCAGAGATGGTCTTGGTGGCCGCTTTGTCCGGGCTCGGTGGCATCGGCAAGACCGCGCTCGCGGTGGAGGCAGCGCACGAGGCGTGTGGGAAGGGCTGGTTTCCGGGCGGGACGCTCTTCCTGGATCTGCATGGGTACGACGACGATCCGGTGAGCGGAGAGCAGGCGCTGGAGGCGTTGCTGCGGGCGTTGGGTGTGGAGCCGGAGCATATTCCGGTGCGGGCGGATGAGCGGGCGGCGCTCTACCGGTCGGTGCTGGCCGAGCGAGGGCGGGAGCGGGGTGCGGTGCTGATTTGTGCCGACAACGCGTCCTCACCGGAGCAGGTGCGGCCGTTGCTGCCGGGTGACGTACGGCATCGGTTGCTCGTCACCTCGCGCAGTAAGTTGCCCCAGCTGGGGGCGAGGCTGTTGCCGTTGGACGAGCTCACGCCGCAGGAGGCGTACGAGCTTCTCGAACGGGCTCTGCGGATCGCCGATCCGGCCGACAGTCGTGTCGTAGACGAGACCGGGCCGGCGGCCGAACTTGCTGCCTTCTGCGGGCATCTGCCGCTGGCCCTCCAGATCGCGGCGGCGTTGCTTGTGCTGGATCGGGATAAGCCTGTGGCCGAACTCGCTGCCGAACTCTCCGAGTTCCACGACCGTCTCGTCCACCTCGACGACGGCGAGCGCAGTGTCCGCGCCGCCTTCGACCTGTCATACCGGCGGCTGCCGCCCGACCAGGCTCGGCTGCTGCGGCTGCTTTCGCTTGCTCCGGGGGCCGAGGTGACCACCGAAGTCGTCACCGCCTTGACGGGGGCGGACACGCCGCCGATCCGCACGTTGGACGCGCTGGCCCGTGCGCACCTCGTCGAGCGGGGGAGTGGGCGTGGGCGGTGGCGGTTGCATGACTTGGTGCGGGCGTTCGGGGTGGGTGTGGTGGCGGGGGATGTGGGGTTGCGGGAGGAGGGGGAGGCTGCGCGGCAGCGGATGTTGGAGTTTTACTGCCGGTGGGCGGATGCGGCGGACGACCGGTTGCAGTGGCTGCCGGGGAAACCGGAGCCTGAGCGGTTCAGCGATCGGGAGGAGGCGTTGGCGTGGTTCGACGGGGAGCGGGCCGGGCTGGTGGCTGCGGTGTCGTGGGGGAAGGAGGAGCGGTTCGCGGACGCGGCGGGGAGGTTAGCCGCATGCCTGGGGGTGTATCTCCACTGGCGGCGGTACTTCGATGACTTGATCACGGTCTGCCGGGCTGCGCGGGAGACCGCCCACCACACCGGGGATAACGTCCGCGAGGCCATTGCGTGGAACAACCTCGGCGGCGCCCTGCAAGCGGCAGGCCTTGCGGAGGAGGCGATCGAGGCTCACACCCGCGCCCGCGACCTATACCAAGCCGTCGGGGACCGCCACCGGGAGGCCAGCGCGTGGAACAACCTTGGCGGGGCCTTGCGGGCGACGGGCCTTGTGGAGGAGGCGATCGAGGCTCACACCCGCGCCCGCGACCTATACCAAGCCGCCGGGGACCGTCGCAGCGAGGCCATCGCGTGGAACAACGTCGGGCGTGCCCTGGGACAGGCAGGCCTTGCGGAGGAGGCGATCGAGGCTCTCACCCGTGCCCGCGACCTATACCAAGCCGCCAGGCACCCCCACGCCGAGGCCGTGACGTGGAACAACCTCGGCACCGTCCTGCGGAACACGGGCCGGACGGAGGAAGCGATCGAGGCGCACGGCAGGGCTCTGGAGATCTACCAGCAGTTCGAGGACTGGTACCGCGCAGGCACCACCCTGCAAAACCTGGCCTTCGCTCATAAGGACGCGCACCGCCCCGCCGAAGCCCGCGCTCACTACCTCCAGGCCGCCGACGCCTACACCCGCGCCAACGCCCCCACCGAAGCAGCCGCCGCGCGCACTGCGGCGAATGAAATCCTCACCCCTTGA